One segment of Balaenoptera ricei isolate mBalRic1 chromosome 8, mBalRic1.hap2, whole genome shotgun sequence DNA contains the following:
- the KCNK4 gene encoding potassium channel subfamily K member 4 — translation MTAAPQEPPARPPQAGRGIGRAPGRAMRSTTLLALLAVVLLYLVSGALVFQALEQPHEQQAQRELGEVREKFLRAHPCVSDQDLGLFIKEVADALGGGANPDTNSTSNSSHSAWDLGSAFFFSGTIITTIGYGNAALRTDAGRLFCIFYALVGIPLFGILLAGVGDRLGSSLRRGIGHIEAIFLKWRVPPGLVRILSAVLFLLLGCLLFVLTPTFVFCYVEGWSKLEAIYFVVVTLTTVGFGDYVAGASPNQNSAAYQPLVWFWILLGLAYFASVLTTIGNWLRVVSRRTRAEMGGLTAQAASWTGTVTARVTQRVGPTAPPPPEKERPPLPPPPCPAQPASRPLSPAAPEKTEPPSPPTPPTPPTASALDYPSENLAFIDESSDTQSERGCALPRAPRGSRRPLNTHRKPARPRGPGRPRDKGVPA, via the exons A TGACTGCAGCTCCCCAGGAGCCCCCTGCCCGGCCTCCCCAGGCGGGCCGTGGAATTGGCCGGGCCCCTGGGCGCGCCATGCGCAGCACCACACTACTGGCACTGTTGGCTGTGGTCCTGCTCTACTTGGTGTCCGGTGCCCTGGTGTTCCAGGCCCTGGAACAGCCCCATGAGCAGCAGGCCCAAAGGGAGCTGGGGGAGGTCCGAGAGAAGTTCCTGAGGGCCCATCCATGTGTGAGCGACCAGGACCTGGGGCTCTTCATCAAG GAGGTGGCTGATGCCCTGGGAGGGGGTGCAAACCCTGACACCAACTCAACCAGTAACAGCAGCCACTCAGCCTGGGACCTGGGCAGCGCCTTCTTTTTCTCaggcaccatcatcaccaccatcg GCTATGGCAACGCGGCCCTGCGCACAGATGCTGGGCGCCTCTTCTGCATCTTTTATGCACTGGTGGGGATCCCGCTGTTCGGGATACTGCTGGCAGGGGTCGGGGACCGGCTGGGCTCCTCCCTACGCCGCGGCATTGGTCACATCGAAGCCATCTTCCTG AAGTGGCGCGTGCCGCCGGGGCTGGTGCGGATTCTATCGGCGGTGCTCTTTCTGCTGCTCGGCTGCCTGCTCTTTGTCCTCACGCCCACGTTCGTTTTCTGCTACGTGGAGGGCTGGAGCAAGCTGGAGGCCATCTACTTCGTCGTGGTGACGCTCACCACGGTGGGCTTCGGGGACTATGTGGCCG GAGCCAGCCCCAACCAGAACTCTGCAGCCTACCAGCCGCTGGTGTGGTTCTGGATCCTACTCGGCCTGGCCTACTTCGCTTCAGTGCTCACCACCATCGGGAACTGGCTGCGAGTAGTGTCCCGCCGCACTCGGGCAGAG ATGGGCGGCCTCACGGCGCAGGCTGCCAGCTGGACCGGCACGGTGACCGCGCGGGTGACCCAGCGAGTCGGGCCCACGGCACCACCGCCGCCGGAGAAGGAGCGGCCACCCCTGCCTCCGCCGCCGTGCCCAGCGCAGCCCGCCAGCAGGCCCCTATCCCCTGCGGCCCCGGAGAAGACCGAGCCACCCTCCCCGCCCACGCCGCCCACCCCGCCCACGGCCTCCGCGCTGGACTACCCCAGCGAGAATCTGGCCTTCATCGACGAGTCCTCGGACACGCAGAGCGAGCGCGGCTGCGCACTGCCCCGCGCTCCACGGGGCAGCCGCCGCCCCCTCAACACCCACAGGAAGCCCGCGCGGCCCCGCGGCCCGGGGCGCCCCCGGGACAAAGGCGTGCCCGCGTAG
- the CATSPERZ gene encoding cation channel sperm-associated auxiliary subunit zeta yields MEEKPFKVHPGPLAILSLSPGSGQLPTITPSPSPPRQLSLGPGWAQDPRPQPALPSLPNSPRPLASLGVCGPQALAKSSGHRGSGKSSPHDIRNLWTTATLSQPKLNVPLPTVREDSELEGSSVGGKTRWSYNQKAGHGSDGGWEESDDGEDKDNFKPEELDEHALMELEMRRGSSLGGPLEEDDSKTDSEKPSSVSSLNISKHTPHRAYWVEQQSRLPLPLTELMENEALEILTKALRSYRSEIGRDHFLTKQLQRYIEGLKRRRNKRLQVKVI; encoded by the exons ATGGAGGAAAAGCCTTTCAAA GTCCACCCTGGGCCCCTGGCTATCCTCTCACTCAGCCCTGGCTCAGGGCAGCTCCCAACAatcaccccctccccatccccaccccggcAACTGAGTCTCGGCCCTGGATGGGCTCAGgatccccgcccccagcctgctcttccttccctccccaattCTCCACGGCCCTTGGCTTCCCTCGGTGTATGTGGCCCACAGGCGTTGGCCAAGTCTTCGGGCCACCGTGGCTCAGGCAAGTCGAGCCCGCACGACATCCGGAATCTGTGGACCACGGCCACGCTGTCGCAGCCGAAGCTGAATGTGCCGCTGCCTACTGTCCGTGAGGACTCGGAACTGGAGGGCAGCAGCGTAGGCGGCAAGACTCGCTGGTCTTACAACCAAAAGGCTGGCCACGGCTCGGACGGTGGCTGGGAAGAATCGGATGACGGAGAGGACAAGGACAACTTCAAGCCAGAGGAGCTGGACGAGCACGCCTTGATGGAGCTGGAGATGCGCCGCGGCAGCTCCCTGGGAGGCCCTTTAGAGGAGGACGATTCCAAGACCGACAGCG aAAAGCCTTCCTCAGTGTCATCGCTCAATATCTCGAAGCACACACCCCATCGAGCGTACTGGGTGGAGCAGCAAAGCAGG ctgcccctgcccctgaCTGAACTCATGGAGAATGAAGCTCTGGAAATCCTCACCAAAGCCCTCCGGA GTTACCGATCGGAGATCGGCCGGGACCACTTCCTGACCAAGCAGCTGCAGCGATACATCGAGGGGCTCAAGAGGCGCCGGAACAAGAGGCTGCAAGTCAAGGTGATCTGA